One Candidatus Melainabacteria bacterium genomic window carries:
- a CDS encoding SDR family oxidoreductase has product MLANRVILVTGASRGIGAATAKLLAAHGAKVIVNYNRSAREANNVVDHIKSHGGSAIAIKADVNNEAEVKKMIETAVEQFSFIDTVILNASPSFSMKSFIDHSWTDFEKKLVGELKSAFFICKEVVPPMVQKRKGNIIAISTGLSRHPVSGFIAHSSAKAALDAFVRSLAFELGPHGIRVNVIAPGLVETDATAFMSSEQKDTFAQAAPLRRVAMPEDIAGAVLLLASTEARFITGAYLPVNGGTQMV; this is encoded by the coding sequence ATGCTGGCCAATCGAGTCATACTCGTGACCGGCGCGAGTCGAGGCATTGGCGCGGCAACTGCAAAGCTGCTGGCGGCACATGGCGCAAAAGTCATTGTCAACTACAATCGCAGTGCTCGCGAAGCCAATAATGTCGTCGACCACATCAAGTCGCACGGCGGTTCGGCAATAGCCATCAAAGCTGACGTCAACAACGAAGCGGAAGTAAAAAAGATGATCGAGACTGCAGTAGAGCAGTTCTCATTTATCGATACCGTTATCTTGAATGCTTCTCCAAGCTTCTCGATGAAATCGTTCATCGATCACAGCTGGACTGACTTCGAAAAGAAACTGGTTGGCGAATTGAAATCAGCTTTCTTCATCTGCAAAGAAGTAGTACCGCCTATGGTGCAGAAACGAAAGGGCAACATTATTGCAATCAGCACGGGGCTATCGCGTCATCCCGTCTCCGGATTCATTGCGCATTCCAGCGCCAAAGCGGCTCTTGACGCTTTCGTGCGCAGTCTCGCCTTCGAATTAGGACCGCACGGCATACGAGTCAATGTAATTGCACCAGGTTTGGTGGAGACAGATGCGACCGCATTCATGTCTTCAGAGCAGAAAGACACTTTTGCTCAAGCCGCACCACTCCGTAGAGTGGCGATGCCTGAAGACATCGCCGGAGCAGTACTGTTGCTCGCATCCACAGAAGCACGTTTTATTACAGGTGCCTACCTTCCCGTGAACGGTGGCACACAAATGGTGTAG